From the Halomonas meridiana genome, one window contains:
- a CDS encoding substrate-binding domain-containing protein: MTTLITASVCTTALAWSASLLADDDFITLASTTSTENSGLFDAIIPTFTEATGIDVRVVAVGTGQAFEIGRRGDADSLLVHDTAGEEQFVADGYATERLDVMYNDFVIVGPSDDPAGISDSESVADAFARIAESGSPFASRGDDSGTNRAELRLWEDAGVTPQGEWYRELGSGMGPTLNTAAGMDAYTFTDRATWVAFDNPQNLTLLFEGDEALFNQYGSLLLSEERHPHLKHDLAAQWHQWLVSEEGQQAITDFEVGGQQLFFPNAE, translated from the coding sequence ATGACCACGCTTATCACCGCCAGCGTATGCACGACCGCCTTGGCCTGGAGTGCTTCCCTACTCGCGGATGACGACTTCATTACACTCGCCTCCACGACGTCCACCGAGAACTCAGGGCTGTTCGATGCCATTATCCCCACGTTCACCGAGGCCACCGGCATCGACGTGCGCGTGGTGGCCGTCGGCACCGGGCAAGCGTTTGAGATCGGCCGCCGTGGTGATGCTGACAGTCTGCTGGTACACGATACGGCAGGCGAGGAGCAGTTCGTGGCGGACGGTTACGCCACGGAGCGTTTGGACGTCATGTATAACGACTTCGTGATCGTAGGCCCCAGTGACGACCCGGCAGGCATTAGCGACAGCGAGAGCGTCGCCGACGCCTTTGCGCGTATCGCCGAGAGCGGATCACCGTTTGCCTCACGAGGCGATGACAGCGGCACGAACCGCGCCGAACTGCGGTTGTGGGAAGACGCGGGCGTGACGCCTCAAGGCGAGTGGTACCGCGAGCTGGGCAGTGGCATGGGCCCGACCCTAAACACCGCTGCGGGTATGGACGCCTACACCTTTACCGACCGCGCCACCTGGGTCGCGTTCGATAATCCGCAAAACCTCACGCTGCTGTTCGAAGGTGACGAAGCGCTGTTTAACCAGTACGGCAGCCTGCTGCTCTCGGAAGAGCGTCATCCGCACTTGAAGCATGATTTAGCCGCCCAGTGGCACCAGTGGCTCGTTTCTGAGGAAGGCCAGCAGGCGATTACTGACTTCGA
- a CDS encoding ATP-binding cassette domain-containing protein, translating to MNAPLTTPSFTPLADVPALHFQQASFTHRGHALLVPTTFTLSGCQRTLIMGPNGAGKSLFMRLAHGLLRPSSGHVSWEGAPPVQAMVFQRPVLLRRSVIDNLIYALAVKRVPRRERTALAWQALEKFGLAALAKRPARVLSGGEQQRLTLARAWLLTPSVLFLDEPTSALDPAAIKAVEDAVNEFHQSGTRIVMTTHDLHQAKRLADDVLFMYGGQVLEHTSAERFFDTPASSQARAFIRGELVW from the coding sequence ATGAATGCACCGCTCACTACCCCCTCTTTCACCCCACTGGCCGATGTGCCAGCCCTGCACTTTCAGCAGGCGAGCTTTACCCATCGTGGACACGCCTTGTTGGTGCCCACCACTTTCACGCTGTCTGGCTGTCAGCGCACGTTGATCATGGGGCCTAACGGGGCGGGTAAAAGTCTGTTCATGCGTTTGGCTCACGGTCTACTCCGCCCTAGCAGCGGCCACGTTAGCTGGGAAGGCGCACCTCCCGTGCAGGCCATGGTGTTTCAGCGGCCGGTGCTGCTGCGTCGCTCGGTCATCGATAATCTGATCTACGCCCTGGCCGTCAAACGCGTACCTCGCCGGGAGCGCACAGCGCTCGCCTGGCAGGCACTGGAGAAGTTCGGCTTAGCAGCTCTGGCCAAGCGCCCCGCGCGGGTGCTGTCTGGCGGCGAGCAGCAGCGGCTCACCCTGGCCCGCGCTTGGCTGTTAACCCCTTCCGTGCTGTTTTTGGATGAACCCACCTCCGCCCTTGACCCCGCCGCCATTAAGGCGGTGGAAGATGCAGTGAACGAGTTTCACCAGAGCGGGACGCGCATCGTCATGACGACCCACGACCTGCATCAGGCGAAGCGGCTCGCCGACGACGTGCTGTTTATGTACGGCGGTCAGGTGCTGGAGCACACCAGCGCCGAGCGATTTTTCGACACCCCGGCCTCCTCGCAGGCCAGGGCGTTTATCCGGGGCGAACTGGTTTGGTGA
- a CDS encoding ABC transporter permease — MSASDNPFYTALALILGMDSDLIDIVVLSLQVSLVAVLIASALALPVGAALALWRFPGRNGLIVLLNALMGLPPVVAGLCVYLLLSRAGPLGSFGLLFTPSAMVIAQVILVFPIIAALTRQQVEALHHEYAEQLRSLGLTQRRMMPTLLWDARFGLLTVILAGFGRASAEVGAVMIVGGNIDGVTRVMTTSIVLETSKGDLPLALGLGIVLLTLVTLINALAHAVSEAAKRRLG; from the coding sequence ATGTCAGCAAGTGATAACCCTTTTTATACGGCGCTCGCGCTGATTCTGGGCATGGACTCCGATTTGATCGACATCGTGGTGCTCTCTTTGCAGGTGTCGCTGGTCGCCGTGCTGATCGCCAGCGCCTTGGCGTTGCCGGTGGGAGCGGCACTCGCCCTATGGCGCTTTCCTGGACGCAATGGGCTGATCGTCTTACTCAATGCACTGATGGGGCTACCGCCGGTCGTGGCTGGGCTATGTGTCTATTTGCTGCTCTCCCGGGCAGGACCATTAGGCTCGTTTGGGCTGCTGTTCACGCCCAGCGCCATGGTGATTGCTCAAGTCATCCTGGTATTTCCCATTATCGCCGCGCTGACGCGCCAGCAGGTGGAAGCCCTGCACCATGAGTACGCCGAGCAGCTACGTTCGTTGGGGCTGACCCAGCGACGCATGATGCCCACCCTACTGTGGGATGCGCGCTTTGGCCTGCTGACGGTGATTCTGGCGGGCTTTGGCCGGGCCAGCGCCGAGGTGGGCGCAGTGATGATCGTCGGTGGCAATATCGACGGCGTGACTCGGGTGATGACCACCAGCATCGTACTGGAGACCAGTAAGGGGGATCTTCCCCTGGCGCTCGGGTTGGGCATCGTACTGCTGACGCTGGTCACCCTCATCAATGCGCTGGCCCATGCGGTCAGTGAAGCGGCCAAGAGGCGGTTAGGATGA